One segment of Niabella beijingensis DNA contains the following:
- a CDS encoding MFS transporter: MNKKLFPLALGGLGIGTTEFVIMGLLPDVAQSLGIEIPVAGYLISAYALGVVIGAPLLVALSAKHPPKRILIGLMILFTLFNGLSALMPGFYSLFFARFFSGLPHGAFFGVGAIVASRLAKEGKQARAIAMMFTGLTVANLAMVPLVTFIGHRFDWRLAFGMVSFIGALTILFLHLWMPALPSMKTTGLREELQFFKTKKSWLIIAITGIGFGGLFAWFSYIAPLMTHVSGFSESAISYIMVLAGGGMVIGNLAGGYMADRMKPERAAAVLFSLMVAALIAVFFFSGNQPVSLVLTFICGALSMAVGTPVNVLMLRSAKKSEMMAAAIMQAAFNVANSLGAYFGGIPLKHGFGYQYPSLVGAVMAFAGLGLCVLFIKQYQQTASAISIPAAAPAKTVVIAAETCEAPCS; encoded by the coding sequence ATGAATAAAAAATTATTTCCCCTGGCGCTCGGGGGCCTGGGTATAGGAACTACGGAATTTGTGATCATGGGGCTGCTGCCGGATGTGGCGCAGTCGCTGGGGATTGAGATCCCGGTTGCAGGGTATCTTATTTCCGCCTATGCATTGGGTGTGGTGATCGGTGCGCCGCTGCTGGTAGCATTGTCAGCAAAACATCCCCCCAAACGTATCCTGATCGGTCTGATGATCCTGTTCACGTTATTTAACGGGCTTTCTGCATTGATGCCCGGTTTTTACAGCCTGTTTTTCGCCCGTTTTTTCTCCGGGTTGCCACATGGTGCTTTTTTTGGAGTCGGTGCCATTGTGGCTTCCCGGCTGGCAAAGGAAGGGAAGCAGGCCCGGGCGATCGCGATGATGTTCACCGGACTTACGGTGGCCAATCTTGCGATGGTGCCCCTGGTGACCTTTATCGGGCACCGGTTCGACTGGCGGCTTGCCTTTGGCATGGTTTCCTTTATCGGTGCGTTGACGATTCTTTTTCTGCACCTGTGGATGCCGGCATTGCCCAGCATGAAAACCACCGGTCTGCGGGAGGAACTGCAGTTCTTTAAAACGAAAAAATCCTGGCTGATCATCGCCATTACCGGTATCGGTTTTGGTGGCTTATTTGCCTGGTTCAGCTATATCGCACCGCTGATGACCCATGTATCCGGGTTCAGCGAAAGTGCCATCTCTTACATCATGGTGCTTGCCGGCGGCGGAATGGTGATCGGGAACCTGGCGGGTGGTTATATGGCCGACCGGATGAAGCCGGAGCGTGCAGCAGCGGTGTTATTTTCATTAATGGTTGCGGCACTGATAGCGGTTTTCTTTTTCTCCGGTAACCAACCTGTGTCGCTGGTACTTACTTTTATATGCGGAGCCCTGTCAATGGCAGTGGGCACACCGGTGAATGTGCTGATGCTGCGCTCAGCAAAGAAGTCAGAAATGATGGCTGCTGCTATTATGCAGGCGGCCTTTAATGTAGCCAATTCATTGGGCGCCTACTTTGGCGGTATCCCGCTGAAGCATGGATTCGGGTACCAGTATCCCTCATTGGTGGGCGCAGTAATGGCCTTTGCAGGTCTGGGTCTTTGCGTGCTTTTTATAAAACAATATCAACAGACGGCTTCCGCCATCAGCATTCCTGCTGCTGCGCCCGCTAAAACAGTGGTCATTGCTGCGGAAACTTGCGAAGCGCCCTGTTCCTGA
- a CDS encoding LLM class flavin-dependent oxidoreductase, translating to MGTSRLQNIRYSILDLATVCQDDTLKQTFERSLETARYAEQLGYTRYWFSEHHNMESVASAATSVLIGYVAGGTNTIRVGSGGIMLPNHSPLIIAEQFGTLGILYPNRIDLGLGRAPGTDALTAMTIRQAPVNIPYDFKENIEALQQYFSKENHRSKVRALPGEGVDIPLWVLGSSTDSAYLAAAMGLPYAFAAHFAPAQLMQAMEIYHSRFQPSAVLSKPYAMACVNVIVADSSAEAAFLSTSLYRMFLGIFTNSRAPLQAPITHDELEKLWTPEQKYGVMHMLSNGFIGNREKVKEELEAFVDQTGIQELMVISQVFDQKKKLHSYSLLKDIFTGA from the coding sequence ATGGGCACAAGCCGTCTACAGAACATCCGCTATTCCATACTGGACCTGGCTACCGTTTGTCAGGATGACACCTTAAAACAAACATTTGAGCGCAGTCTCGAAACAGCGCGCTATGCCGAGCAGCTGGGTTACACCCGGTACTGGTTCTCGGAACATCACAATATGGAAAGCGTTGCCAGCGCCGCTACATCGGTGCTCATCGGCTATGTGGCCGGCGGCACCAATACCATTCGTGTGGGGTCTGGCGGCATTATGCTACCCAACCATTCCCCCCTTATTATCGCGGAGCAGTTCGGTACCCTTGGCATCCTTTATCCCAACCGTATCGACCTGGGTCTGGGACGGGCACCGGGAACCGATGCGCTAACGGCCATGACCATCCGGCAGGCGCCGGTAAATATTCCCTATGATTTCAAAGAAAACATAGAAGCACTCCAGCAATATTTCAGTAAAGAGAACCACCGCTCCAAAGTGCGGGCCCTCCCCGGGGAAGGTGTTGATATCCCGCTATGGGTGCTGGGATCCAGCACGGACAGCGCCTACCTTGCCGCTGCAATGGGACTTCCCTATGCCTTTGCCGCCCATTTTGCCCCGGCACAGCTGATGCAGGCCATGGAGATCTATCACAGCCGCTTTCAGCCTTCAGCAGTTCTTAGTAAACCCTACGCCATGGCCTGTGTGAATGTGATCGTTGCCGACAGTTCAGCCGAGGCTGCATTCCTCTCCACTTCACTTTACCGGATGTTCCTGGGTATCTTTACCAACAGCCGTGCTCCCCTGCAAGCCCCCATTACTCATGATGAGCTGGAAAAGCTCTGGACACCGGAGCAGAAATACGGAGTGATGCATATGCTGTCCAACGGATTTATCGGAAACAGGGAAAAAGTAAAGGAAGAGCTGGAGGCATTTGTTGATCAGACCGGCATACAGGAACTCATGGTCATCTCGCAGGTATTTGACCAGAAAAAGAAGCTGCATTCCTATTCGCTGCTGAAGGATATTTTTACAGGCGCATAA
- the cls gene encoding cardiolipin synthase: MNWSWLLFAEVLYVILVVLVCMRVIYDTRSTTKTLAYLLLIIFLPVIGMFTYFSFGINYRRRKLYTKKLLMNEAMERSLHERIQSGSMEAFTRNSAVVDNNDRLFHYLLKEGSPLTGHNNVELLINGEQKFPKVLELLRAATHHIHLEYYIYENDETGNAIADLLIEKARQGVEVRFIYDDFGSHSIRRMLVKRLRRSGVNAFPFHKIIFIAFANRLNYRNHRKIIIVDGHTAFVGGINISNKYVNDAAFNNKLYWRDTHLMIQGPGVYYLQYLFLADWNFCAGDRLTVNEQFFPPPAALLQKEDKLVQTAASGPDSDNPTILYTILRAIGLAKKELLITTPYFIPGESIMEALIVAAYSGIRIRILVPGISDSLLVNTAANSYYATLLAAGVEVYRYKKGFVHAKTLVSDRNLAMVGTANMDHRSFDLNFEVNAVVYDMGIAEQLARAFERDLLDAERIDAAEWLQRPLYIRLFEKTCRLLSPLL, from the coding sequence ATGAACTGGAGTTGGCTCCTTTTTGCGGAAGTACTTTATGTGATCCTGGTGGTCCTGGTTTGCATGCGTGTGATCTATGACACCCGCAGCACCACTAAAACGCTGGCCTACCTGCTGCTGATCATTTTCCTTCCGGTGATCGGAATGTTTACCTATTTTTCATTTGGCATCAATTACCGGCGGAGGAAGCTTTACACCAAAAAGCTGTTAATGAACGAAGCAATGGAGCGATCGCTTCATGAGCGGATACAAAGCGGTTCTATGGAAGCCTTTACCCGGAACAGTGCCGTGGTGGATAATAATGACCGCCTGTTCCATTACCTGTTGAAAGAAGGCAGCCCCCTGACCGGGCATAACAATGTCGAACTGCTGATCAACGGCGAACAGAAATTTCCCAAGGTACTGGAACTACTGCGCGCCGCCACCCATCACATCCACCTGGAATATTATATTTATGAGAACGATGAAACCGGCAACGCCATTGCAGATCTGTTGATTGAAAAAGCCCGGCAGGGAGTGGAGGTCCGGTTTATTTATGATGACTTTGGCAGTCATTCCATAAGAAGAATGCTGGTAAAACGGTTACGCAGATCGGGCGTCAATGCTTTCCCTTTTCATAAGATCATTTTTATTGCCTTCGCCAACCGGCTGAATTACCGCAACCACCGAAAGATCATTATCGTGGACGGCCATACGGCATTTGTAGGCGGTATCAATATCAGCAACAAATATGTCAATGATGCCGCCTTCAACAATAAACTGTACTGGCGGGATACCCACCTGATGATACAGGGACCCGGTGTCTATTACCTGCAATACCTGTTTCTTGCCGACTGGAATTTTTGTGCCGGTGACCGGCTCACGGTTAATGAGCAGTTCTTCCCGCCTCCAGCTGCGCTCCTGCAAAAAGAAGACAAGCTCGTGCAGACCGCTGCCAGTGGTCCCGACTCGGATAACCCCACCATTCTTTATACCATTCTCCGTGCTATCGGCCTGGCAAAAAAAGAACTGCTGATCACCACGCCCTATTTCATCCCCGGCGAAAGCATCATGGAGGCCCTGATTGTGGCGGCATACAGTGGTATCCGGATACGCATCCTGGTGCCGGGGATCTCGGACTCCCTGCTGGTGAATACTGCCGCCAATTCATACTATGCCACATTGCTGGCCGCAGGTGTGGAGGTCTACCGTTATAAAAAAGGATTCGTCCATGCCAAAACACTGGTGTCCGACCGCAACCTGGCGATGGTGGGAACCGCCAATATGGATCACCGCAGCTTTGATTTGAATTTTGAGGTGAATGCTGTTGTTTATGATATGGGAATTGCAGAACAGCTGGCACGCGCATTTGAGCGCGACCTCCTGGATGCAGAAAGGATTGATGCCGCCGAATGGCTGCAACGCCCGCTTTATATCCGGCTGTTTGAAAAAACCTGCCGCCTGCTCTCCCCGCTGTTATGA
- a CDS encoding HdeD family acid-resistance protein, translating to MTTTLLEERLKNWWLLLVSGILFVLLAFYIFSQPVASYLALSVLFASTFLVAGIFEIVYAMSSRKHDQGWGWSLLGGIVDLLFGIFLLSSPALTMAVLPVYIGVVILFRALLGIFYAFNLKKAQVPGWGGVLFVAVIGILFALLMIGNPVFGGLTIIVYTAVSFLMLGIFQIALSLRLRRLKKRLES from the coding sequence ATGACTACAACATTATTGGAAGAACGCCTGAAGAACTGGTGGCTCCTGCTGGTATCCGGGATCCTGTTCGTGTTGCTGGCATTTTATATTTTCAGTCAGCCGGTAGCTTCTTATCTCGCCTTGTCCGTTCTGTTTGCTTCCACCTTCCTGGTGGCGGGTATCTTTGAGATCGTTTATGCAATGAGCAGCCGCAAGCACGATCAGGGCTGGGGCTGGTCGCTGCTGGGCGGGATCGTGGATCTGCTGTTTGGCATCTTTCTGCTTTCCTCTCCGGCACTTACGATGGCGGTATTGCCGGTTTACATTGGGGTGGTGATTTTGTTCCGCGCATTGCTGGGGATCTTTTATGCATTCAATTTAAAAAAGGCGCAGGTGCCGGGCTGGGGTGGGGTGCTGTTCGTGGCGGTCATCGGTATCCTTTTTGCCCTGCTGATGATCGGCAATCCCGTATTCGGAGGCCTCACCATCATTGTTTATACGGCGGTGTCGTTTTTAATGCTGGGCATCTTCCAGATCGCGCTTTCATTGCGGCTGCGGCGACTTAAAAAACGATTGGAGTCGTAA
- a CDS encoding serine hydrolase domain-containing protein has translation MRPSLLIAAFICILQLRSSAQEPLTTGLLKLMEQYRAVGMSVAVVKDNKIIYNRSFGYKDPEVKTLIQNTDLFRIASISKSFTATSLMQLIEQGRISLKDEVTKLVGFKVNNPQYPDIPITLEMLLSHTSSINDKNGYFTLDAINPEKNPSWAKAYNDYKPGTGYEYCNLNFNLAGAILERASGERFDQYVKQHVLQPLQLYGGYLVDSLARDRLVPLYEYDDASKTFAVSPGAYTSPKAKLVNYAKGYSTPVFSPTGGMKISALDLAKYMMMHMNYGSSNTVRIISEESSKTMQTKRSDKENYGLALWTTENLIAGEKMVGHTGDAYGLYSSMFFQPEKKFGFVVITNGCLPQYKQSVVALLYDAVNYLYQNCIKKVPAN, from the coding sequence ATGAGACCGTCCCTCCTGATCGCTGCTTTTATCTGTATACTTCAACTGAGGTCTTCTGCCCAGGAACCGCTGACAACCGGGCTTTTGAAATTAATGGAACAGTACCGCGCTGTGGGTATGTCGGTAGCAGTTGTGAAGGACAATAAGATCATCTACAACAGATCCTTCGGATATAAAGATCCGGAAGTAAAAACGTTGATACAGAACACCGACCTCTTCCGTATTGCTTCTATTTCAAAGTCCTTTACAGCAACCTCGTTGATGCAGCTGATAGAACAGGGCCGGATCAGCCTGAAGGATGAAGTGACCAAACTGGTAGGTTTCAAAGTAAACAATCCCCAATACCCAGATATACCCATTACCCTGGAGATGCTTCTTTCACACACTTCCAGCATCAACGACAAAAACGGTTATTTTACACTGGATGCGATCAACCCGGAAAAGAACCCGTCCTGGGCAAAGGCCTATAACGATTATAAACCCGGTACCGGCTATGAGTACTGTAACCTCAACTTCAACCTGGCCGGAGCCATACTGGAACGGGCCTCCGGCGAGCGGTTTGATCAGTATGTGAAGCAGCATGTTCTGCAACCGCTGCAGCTGTATGGCGGATACCTGGTCGATTCGCTGGCGCGTGACCGCCTGGTGCCCCTTTACGAATACGACGATGCTTCAAAAACCTTTGCTGTTTCGCCGGGGGCTTATACATCCCCAAAAGCAAAACTGGTGAACTACGCAAAAGGCTACAGCACTCCCGTATTTTCTCCAACCGGAGGAATGAAGATCTCTGCGCTGGATCTGGCAAAATACATGATGATGCATATGAATTATGGGAGCAGCAATACGGTGCGCATCATCAGTGAGGAAAGCAGCAAGACAATGCAGACCAAACGCTCTGACAAAGAAAATTACGGGCTGGCCTTATGGACCACCGAAAATTTAATCGCCGGCGAAAAAATGGTGGGGCATACCGGGGATGCTTACGGTTTATACAGCAGCATGTTCTTTCAACCGGAAAAAAAGTTTGGATTCGTGGTCATTACCAATGGCTGCCTGCCACAGTATAAACAATCGGTGGTAGCGCTGCTGTATGATGCGGTGAACTACCTTTATCAGAACTGTATCAAAAAGGTTCCGGCAAATTGA
- a CDS encoding tetratricopeptide repeat protein produces the protein MRKNLLLLLLLVTLTTNAQSEQEALKKAKEAIALVDKGKFDESIPLLEAAQKLAPDDVNYPYELAYVYYSKKNYPKAITYLEKLVTHKDVSDRVFQLLGNSYDNLDKSEQAVAIYTAGLKSFPRSGNLYLEMGVLNLRKKEYIKALSYFEKGIEVAPSFSSNYYWASKIYCSSSEEVWGMLYGEIFMNLERNSQRTAEISRLLYNTYKNEIRFSDNSSISVSFSKEGALQKDGSLPFGMGVYEQTLITALLEAGTEINLNTLHKIRSTFIDLYFKNGHDEKYPNVLFRYQKQVKDAGHMEAYNYWILMKGDENGFKEWMTVNKNKWENFTKWFTDNGMKIGQSNQFYKAQYSR, from the coding sequence ATGAGAAAAAATCTACTGCTGTTGCTACTGCTTGTAACACTCACTACAAACGCTCAATCTGAACAGGAAGCTTTAAAAAAAGCGAAAGAGGCCATTGCCCTGGTGGATAAAGGAAAATTTGATGAAAGCATCCCGCTGCTTGAAGCCGCTCAAAAGCTCGCGCCCGACGACGTAAATTATCCCTATGAGCTGGCGTATGTATATTACTCAAAAAAGAATTATCCCAAAGCAATTACATATCTTGAGAAATTGGTGACACACAAAGATGTGAGCGACCGGGTGTTCCAGCTGCTGGGCAACAGCTATGATAACCTTGATAAAAGTGAACAGGCAGTAGCGATTTATACTGCCGGACTGAAATCCTTTCCCCGGTCCGGAAATTTGTACCTTGAAATGGGGGTGCTGAATCTGCGGAAAAAAGAATATATAAAAGCGCTTTCCTATTTTGAGAAGGGAATAGAGGTAGCACCATCATTTTCTTCCAACTACTATTGGGCTTCAAAGATCTATTGCTCCTCTTCAGAAGAGGTATGGGGCATGCTCTACGGGGAGATCTTTATGAATCTGGAGCGCAACAGTCAACGAACAGCGGAGATAAGCCGGCTGCTATACAATACCTATAAAAATGAAATTCGTTTTTCAGACAATTCTTCGATTTCTGTGAGCTTTAGTAAGGAGGGGGCGTTACAAAAGGATGGCTCATTGCCCTTTGGTATGGGTGTCTATGAGCAAACATTAATAACTGCCCTGCTGGAAGCAGGAACGGAGATCAATTTAAATACGCTTCATAAGATACGAAGCACTTTCATTGACCTGTATTTTAAAAACGGGCATGATGAAAAGTACCCTAATGTGTTATTCCGTTATCAAAAGCAGGTGAAGGATGCCGGACATATGGAAGCCTACAACTATTGGATACTGATGAAGGGCGATGAGAACGGCTTTAAAGAATGGATGACTGTAAACAAGAATAAATGGGAAAACTTTACAAAATGGTTTACGGATAATGGAATGAAGATCGGCCAGTCGAACCAATTTTATAAGGCCCAATACAGCAGGTAA
- a CDS encoding TlpA family protein disulfide reductase, whose product MKLNYFILMIGLGVATLTACKNEDQPNDTAGTPPAATDTVTMPEPAAPDAAVTPAVSVMPSFKMTDEQGRPVTLESLKGKKVVVNIWASWCPPCRAEMPSIQNLYKKLDKEKVTFVLLSVDDNMEDAAAFKKGQQLKMPIFFPGEQLPLLFNVQAIPSTFIFNEKGELIKKMEGMEDYDTQEYVDLLKG is encoded by the coding sequence ATGAAACTGAATTATTTTATACTGATGATCGGGCTGGGGGTTGCTACCCTTACTGCCTGTAAGAATGAAGATCAACCCAATGATACCGCAGGAACACCCCCTGCTGCAACAGATACGGTAACAATGCCGGAACCTGCCGCGCCCGATGCGGCTGTAACGCCTGCAGTATCGGTAATGCCTTCTTTTAAAATGACCGATGAGCAGGGGCGGCCGGTGACACTGGAATCGCTAAAAGGAAAAAAGGTCGTGGTGAATATCTGGGCTTCCTGGTGCCCGCCCTGCCGCGCAGAAATGCCTTCTATTCAGAATCTTTATAAAAAACTGGATAAAGAAAAAGTGACTTTTGTATTGCTTTCGGTAGATGACAATATGGAAGACGCTGCCGCATTTAAAAAAGGCCAGCAGCTGAAAATGCCGATATTTTTTCCCGGTGAACAACTGCCGCTTTTATTCAACGTGCAGGCGATCCCCTCTACCTTTATTTTTAATGAAAAAGGCGAGCTGATCAAAAAAATGGAAGGAATGGAAGATTATGATACACAGGAATATGTGGATCTGCTGAAGGGATAG
- a CDS encoding ion channel: protein MAIGRKRTSGRTVDNTGLNTSVTAKYARFINKDGSVNVINRSGSVFDKYSIYNYLINLKSWKFGLLIIGFYTTINLLFATIYYVFCIPHLQGLVKGTPLETFEEAYFFSSQTLTTVGYGRISPIGFITNTIASIEALVGILTLAIITGLLYGRFVKPRAYIRFSKHAIIAPFKGGKALMFRMAPIKNATLSEVSIQVTVSMLVSEDGQDSYRYFSLPLQFNTINALHISWTVVHPINEESPVYNMTMEELEQADFEMMIYLKAFDEDFSNTVIARTSYTYSELVNGAKFVPVYHDSPEGKGTIVELSKLHDYSRFPEAAI from the coding sequence ATGGCAATCGGAAGAAAACGCACATCGGGCAGGACGGTTGATAATACCGGCCTGAACACATCGGTAACCGCTAAGTATGCCCGTTTTATCAATAAGGACGGCAGTGTAAATGTGATCAACCGCTCCGGCTCTGTATTTGATAAATACAGTATTTATAATTATCTGATCAACCTGAAAAGCTGGAAGTTTGGTTTGCTCATTATCGGGTTCTATACAACGATCAATCTGTTGTTTGCCACGATTTATTACGTCTTTTGTATCCCGCACCTGCAGGGTCTTGTAAAGGGCACACCACTGGAAACCTTTGAAGAAGCCTACTTTTTTTCTTCTCAAACACTGACTACGGTAGGTTATGGCCGTATCAGCCCCATTGGTTTTATCACCAATACCATTGCCTCCATTGAGGCCCTGGTGGGGATCCTGACCCTGGCCATCATTACCGGATTGCTTTACGGCCGGTTTGTAAAGCCCCGTGCTTATATCCGGTTCTCCAAACACGCGATCATTGCCCCGTTCAAAGGAGGAAAGGCACTTATGTTCCGCATGGCGCCCATTAAAAATGCGACCCTCAGCGAAGTCTCCATACAGGTGACAGTAAGCATGCTGGTCAGTGAGGACGGACAGGACAGCTACCGGTATTTTTCCCTGCCGCTGCAGTTCAATACCATTAACGCGCTGCACATCTCCTGGACGGTGGTGCATCCCATCAACGAGGAAAGCCCGGTATACAACATGACAATGGAAGAGCTGGAACAGGCCGATTTTGAAATGATGATCTATCTCAAGGCTTTCGATGAGGATTTCTCCAATACGGTTATTGCACGTACCAGCTATACCTACAGCGAATTGGTGAACGGTGCAAAATTTGTTCCGGTGTATCATGACTCTCCTGAGGGAAAGGGAACGATCGTCGAATTGTCGAAATTGCATGACTATAGCCGGTTTCCCGAAGCCGCCATCTGA
- a CDS encoding phosphatase PAP2 family protein, producing the protein MKKKLFLFLCFGLPLSLPAQQDTLATVTESLPSGFRELPAFGSQVRLKNFIVPASLITLGGLADGTNLFKGLNKTTRDEIIEDHPSFGTHIDNLMEYTPGAAVFALRALGVKGKNTVAHEAMLYALSLGINAALVTPLKHLTKVERPDGSNRLSFPSGHTSTAFASAEFLRREYKEVSPWYGIGGYAVATATGLLRMYNNRHWLGDVVAGAGFGIASTNLAYLCYNKLHIGQKKNHEQGTTYFFPAVSGRSFGIGLVKNL; encoded by the coding sequence ATGAAGAAAAAGTTATTCCTGTTCCTGTGTTTTGGCCTGCCGCTTTCCCTGCCGGCGCAACAGGATACTCTTGCAACGGTTACGGAATCCCTGCCTTCCGGGTTCCGGGAGCTGCCGGCCTTCGGTAGCCAGGTTCGGTTAAAGAATTTTATTGTGCCTGCTTCCCTGATTACATTGGGCGGACTGGCAGATGGCACCAATCTGTTTAAGGGGCTGAATAAAACGACCAGGGATGAAATTATAGAGGATCATCCTTCTTTTGGAACACATATCGACAATCTGATGGAATATACTCCCGGAGCTGCCGTATTTGCGTTACGGGCTCTGGGTGTGAAGGGCAAAAATACCGTTGCACACGAGGCCATGTTATATGCCCTGTCTTTAGGCATTAATGCAGCGTTGGTAACACCATTAAAACATCTTACAAAAGTGGAGCGCCCGGATGGGAGCAACCGCCTGTCCTTTCCCTCCGGACATACCTCTACAGCGTTTGCTTCTGCAGAATTCCTGAGGAGGGAATACAAAGAGGTATCACCCTGGTATGGGATCGGGGGGTATGCGGTAGCAACGGCTACCGGTTTACTCCGGATGTACAACAACCGTCACTGGCTGGGCGATGTGGTGGCCGGCGCCGGGTTTGGCATCGCTTCCACAAACCTGGCGTATCTCTGCTATAATAAGTTACATATTGGTCAGAAGAAGAACCATGAACAGGGAACTACTTATTTTTTTCCTGCTGTTTCCGGTAGGAGTTTCGGGATCGGCCTGGTAAAAAACCTGTAA